In Deltaproteobacteria bacterium, the genomic stretch ATGGCGATCTTCACGCGCTGCTCCGCCAGCTTCAACGCAATCCCTCGACCGATGCCACGAGAGCTTCCGGTGATCAGGGCATATGTCGCATCGGGCATATCGACCTCCTCAACGAGCCGGAACAGGTGGACTTGCCGCGGTTGCTGCCGGGCGGCTGCCTCGCGCGATTTGCGCCTTACTCCCCGCGCATTAGCGGGTCAAGCGCAGGTCTCGGTTCTCGAGCTGCTTCAGCACACCACGCCGTGCGCTACTTCTCCGCATCCGCCAGCACGCGGCGCTCGAGATCCGCGACGGCTGCGAGGAGTGCGCGAACTTCGCTGGCGAATGCCGACGTGATGCGCGAGGCGCGGAACAGGGCCCTCCCCGCATCGGTGAGGCTGGCGTTCACGGCGAGGAGCTGGGTACGGCGAAAGTCGATGACGATCTCATCCTGCATCCCGACAGCATACGCCCTTTCCTCCGAACCGCACGTAACGAGATGCGCGCGGCCGCGGCGGCCAGTCAAAAGCTAGGGCGAGCCCAATGAGCTGTCGTACACGACGATGGAGTCCGCTGAAGCGTGTCCACCTTCCCTGTCGTGCAGGACGCAGGTGCCGCCGGAGGCAAGGAATCCACCGTCATTCAGTCGGCTGACGCCGCCGGATGCGCAAAGGATGATGACCGCTGGCTCCTGTCTTTGTGCGTGGACGCGGTCGGCCAGCAGAAGCGATCCTCCGATGAGCAGGACGGCCGCCCAGAGTCTTCCACGCGCCGGCGCGGACAGCATGAACGACGTGAGAGCGGTGGTCGCGATGGCGAGGCCGAGCGAGACCACGAATGCGATCGGGTCGAGGCCGAGCGCGATCAGCAGTCCCGTCACGGGATCCCCCATGTTTATTTTCTAACTCGCCCAGCCGGGTGCGTCGGTAAGCGTCGATATAGGTTCGCGTAGGGCGCGGCTCACCGCGGACCCCACTCGTCGTAATCTGATCGAGAGGAAGCGCCATGCCGAGCGCAGTCTGTCACAAGCTCTTCAACCCGACCTGAAGTCCGCTGGCCGGCGTCGCGAAGATCTTTCCCTTGGTCGGCGACAGGTCCTGGTTCTCGACCGACCAGTCGAAGCGCCGGAGCATCCGCACCGCAAAGACCTTGAGCATCAGGGTGGCCAGGGCTTCGCCCGCGCAGCGGTGGCCCTCGGCGTGGATGCCGCCGCCGTGCGGGATCCATGCCTTCTCCTGCCGGTCGGTCGCGTTGAGCCAGCGGTCCGGATCGAATCGCCCTGGGTCGGGAAAGATGCCGCCGTCGAGCAGCGTGGGGCCGATGCAGCCCACCGCCTTGTGCCCCACGGGAATGCGCACGCCGTCGAACGAGCACTCGCGCATCACCTTGCCGAAGAATGTGATCGGCAGCACCGGCGCGACCCGGCGGGATTCCTTGCACACGCGGTCCAGGTAATCGAGCTTGCGGATCGCAGCCATGTCCAGCGCACCCGACGGCGCCTGACGCCGGATCTCCTCACGCGCGCGAGCGCGGATTTCCGCGTAGCGCCCGAGACACTGTGCGAGAAACGAGAGGCCGCCGATGACCGCGGCGTAGGCCCCGAAGAAGTGGAAGGTCTCGATGCGCACCTCGTCGCGGGTGAGCTTGTCGCCGCCATCGCGCGCAGCGAGCAGGCGGGAAAGCACGTCCTTGCGGGGGCTACGCTCGTGCTCATCGATGGCGCGGTCGATGAGGCTGAGCAGGAACTTGCGCGCCTGGAGCGCGCGCGTGAATGGCGTGAATGGCAGGCGTAGAGGCAGGGAGAGGAGGCCGGCGGCGAAGCGATCGAAGGCGGCCTCGATGCGGGGATCGCCGGACTGCGGGTCGGCGCCGATGAACAACGACCCTGCGATGGCGAAGCCCATCGCGTTCAACTCCGGCACCCAGGCGAATCGGCCCAGGCCGGCCCAGCGGTTCGCGTACCGATCGATGACCTGCTCGATGGTAGGCAAGTACTCCTCGAGCGCGTCGGCGGTGAAGGCTCGCATCAGGAGCCGCTTGCGGCGCCGCTGCTTTTCGCCGTCCAGGAACGGGACGGCCTCCGGGTTGAACAACTCCTCGACGTGCGGCGGGTTCGCCCCGGCGCGGGCGACGTTCTTGTCGTCGAGGACCAAGGCGAAGGCCTCGGGACCGACGAAGCACGCGGTGGGCGCGCCGAAGACGTCGATGCGGAAGACCGGACCCAGCTCGCGGGCGCGCTTTTGCAGGAAGCCGGCGGGGTCGCGCACGAACGCGAGCGTGTCGCCGATCAGCGGCAAGGAGAAGCGCGCCGGCAGCTCGCGCGGTGGTTGGCGGGAATTTGTGTCGGCCATGCGAATGCCCCCGCGCGCGATGTACTGCAACGGCGACGGATTGCCCAGCGGCTGCTGGCGGCACATCTCCTGGCAAAAAAAAAGAGGGCGGCCGCCTTGACCGCCCTCCGACGAACGAGTGCTGGCTACGCTCGAGCGGCGATTTTGTGGATGGTCGAGTTGGAAACCTCGTACGTCTGAAGCTGAGGAGTCCCGTCGACGACCTTGCCCAGCGCCTTCAGCACTTCCGGATAGGCAGAGCGGCTGTAGGCCTCCGCGTTCTCCTTCGACTGCCAGAAGCTGATCGCGACCGC encodes the following:
- a CDS encoding cytochrome P450, which codes for MCRQQPLGNPSPLQYIARGGIRMADTNSRQPPRELPARFSLPLIGDTLAFVRDPAGFLQKRARELGPVFRIDVFGAPTACFVGPEAFALVLDDKNVARAGANPPHVEELFNPEAVPFLDGEKQRRRKRLLMRAFTADALEEYLPTIEQVIDRYANRWAGLGRFAWVPELNAMGFAIAGSLFIGADPQSGDPRIEAAFDRFAAGLLSLPLRLPFTPFTRALQARKFLLSLIDRAIDEHERSPRKDVLSRLLAARDGGDKLTRDEVRIETFHFFGAYAAVIGGLSFLAQCLGRYAEIRARAREEIRRQAPSGALDMAAIRKLDYLDRVCKESRRVAPVLPITFFGKVMRECSFDGVRIPVGHKAVGCIGPTLLDGGIFPDPGRFDPDRWLNATDRQEKAWIPHGGGIHAEGHRCAGEALATLMLKVFAVRMLRRFDWSVENQDLSPTKGKIFATPASGLQVGLKSL